A single Filimonas effusa DNA region contains:
- a CDS encoding cation:proton antiporter, which produces MKKYRNLLFYVLTLVIFSGLIYYIIKQGTLIQEPDKVKQFTPGIEASTWQQFKDTYIHNLTHPLAILLLQIITIIIVARAFGYLCKMIRQPTVIGEIAAGIFLGPSFVQHYLPEVSAVLFPAQSLGNLQFLSQIGLILFMFVVGMELDLNVLKNKAKDAVVVSHASIIFPFTLGIALAYFLYRDFAPQNIKFISFALFTGIAMSITAFPVLARIVQERGLTQTKLGSIVITCAAADDITAWCILAAVIAIVKAGSVLSALYTILMAILYVILMLKLVQPFLKRMGDKYSEKETMIRPVVAVFFITLLLSAYTTEVIGIHALFGAFMAGVIMPANINFRRIFIDKVEDVALVLLLPLFFVFTGLRTQIGLLSGTHMWTACLAIIAVAVTGKFAGSALAARFVGQSWKESLSIGALMNTRGLMELIVLNIGYDLGVLTPEVFAMMVIMALATTFMTGPLLDTINRFFKDPKPPTEAALAENDAAQYNILVSFSNPQKGASLLKLANTFTSKTPDTSISALHLTPANELNQFKQAAYEQESFLPIRQEAEKLNISLKTLFKPSDYIDDEIANTANAGNYDLLLVGVGNSVFEGTLLGKILGFTNKIITPERLYDTLTGKEKLFDHSAFDERLKQIIRTTRIPVAVFVDKEPEEIKQVFVPIFSISDSFLLIYAQKLVYNSEANVIILDATGVIKQNPEFKATIAAIEQHHPGSISLHRDNKIEKEFLDRQDLMLISLDSWKQALETQSIWLSNTPSVLIIKP; this is translated from the coding sequence ATGAAAAAATACAGGAACCTACTTTTCTATGTACTGACACTCGTTATTTTTTCCGGGCTTATCTACTACATCATCAAACAAGGCACACTGATACAGGAGCCGGACAAGGTTAAACAGTTCACTCCTGGTATCGAGGCATCTACATGGCAGCAGTTCAAGGATACTTATATCCACAATCTTACGCATCCGCTGGCTATCCTGTTATTACAGATCATCACTATCATCATAGTAGCCCGCGCCTTTGGTTATCTATGCAAAATGATACGCCAGCCTACGGTGATCGGCGAAATTGCTGCGGGTATTTTCCTGGGGCCATCCTTTGTACAGCACTACCTGCCGGAAGTATCTGCAGTGTTATTTCCTGCACAGTCATTAGGCAACCTCCAGTTCCTGAGCCAGATAGGTTTGATCTTATTCATGTTCGTTGTGGGCATGGAGCTGGATCTGAATGTATTGAAGAATAAAGCAAAAGATGCCGTTGTTGTAAGCCATGCAAGCATCATCTTCCCCTTTACATTAGGGATAGCATTGGCTTATTTCCTCTACCGCGATTTTGCACCACAGAATATTAAATTCATTTCGTTTGCCTTGTTTACCGGTATTGCCATGAGCATTACCGCCTTCCCGGTGCTGGCACGTATTGTACAGGAACGGGGATTAACACAAACCAAATTGGGATCTATTGTCATTACCTGTGCGGCTGCCGATGACATTACAGCCTGGTGCATTCTTGCCGCCGTTATTGCCATTGTAAAAGCAGGATCGGTATTGAGCGCCCTGTACACGATATTAATGGCCATATTGTACGTGATACTCATGCTGAAACTGGTACAGCCTTTTCTTAAAAGAATGGGCGACAAGTATTCCGAAAAAGAAACTATGATACGGCCGGTGGTAGCGGTGTTTTTCATCACCTTGTTACTATCTGCCTATACTACTGAAGTAATAGGTATCCATGCTTTGTTCGGAGCATTTATGGCAGGTGTTATCATGCCGGCGAATATCAATTTCCGCCGCATTTTCATAGATAAGGTTGAAGATGTTGCGCTGGTGTTGCTATTGCCTTTATTCTTTGTATTTACTGGTCTGCGCACCCAGATAGGCCTGCTAAGCGGCACCCATATGTGGACAGCCTGCCTGGCCATTATAGCGGTAGCCGTGACCGGTAAATTTGCGGGCAGCGCACTCGCAGCACGTTTTGTAGGACAAAGCTGGAAAGAAAGTTTATCCATCGGCGCCCTGATGAACACCCGTGGGCTGATGGAACTTATTGTCCTGAATATAGGCTACGACCTGGGTGTACTGACACCGGAAGTTTTTGCGATGATGGTGATCATGGCACTGGCTACAACCTTTATGACAGGCCCTTTACTGGATACGATCAATCGTTTCTTCAAAGACCCCAAACCGCCAACAGAAGCAGCATTGGCAGAGAACGATGCAGCGCAATACAATATACTTGTTTCATTCAGTAATCCCCAAAAAGGCGCTTCGCTGTTAAAGCTGGCGAACACCTTCACTTCCAAAACGCCCGACACTTCCATATCGGCGCTCCACCTGACACCGGCCAATGAACTCAACCAGTTTAAACAAGCCGCCTATGAGCAGGAAAGTTTTCTGCCTATACGCCAGGAAGCGGAAAAACTGAATATCAGCCTGAAAACATTATTCAAACCATCGGATTATATCGACGATGAAATAGCCAATACCGCCAATGCAGGCAATTACGATCTGCTGCTGGTAGGCGTAGGCAATTCCGTTTTTGAAGGCACTTTATTGGGAAAGATACTTGGATTCACCAACAAGATCATCACTCCCGAACGCTTGTATGATACTTTAACCGGGAAAGAAAAACTGTTCGACCACTCCGCTTTCGATGAGCGCCTGAAGCAGATCATAAGAACCACCAGGATACCGGTAGCTGTTTTTGTAGATAAAGAACCCGAAGAAATAAAACAGGTTTTTGTGCCTATCTTTTCCATTAGCGACAGCTTCCTGCTCATTTATGCGCAGAAACTGGTTTATAACAGTGAAGCCAATGTGATTATACTAGACGCTACCGGAGTGATAAAACAAAACCCGGAATTCAAAGCTACTATTGCCGCTATCGAGCAGCATCATCCAGGCAGCATCAGCCTTCACCGGGATAATAAGATTGAAAAAGAATTCCTGGATCGCCAGGACCTGATGCTGATTAGTTTAGATAGCTGGAAACAGGCGCTTGAAACACAAAGCATCTGGCTTTCCAACACCCCGTCGGTACTCATCATCAAACCATAA
- a CDS encoding RagB/SusD family nutrient uptake outer membrane protein: MKRIVLLLVTTALLTSSCSKLLDKDPDFVSPENYYNTESDLNRALNGVYNRLIDTYGRMYSRGLFSYFVVSDEAFFKNISINNIRVMVFDAGDLDIGRLWEVSYEGINRANLLIENADKADMDTVQRKAIKGEALFMRAYYHYILADNFGAIPLKLTSTKSPSDANLPRTPLPEVYARIVADMKEAENMVNAIDHFSFNERVSKTAVQAMLARVFLKMAGQPLNDVAKYNDALEYANKVIASGKHSLNPDYKQIFINHSQNINESKECIWEVGMYGNKIGNIDQAGWVGVENGIECPSEAIGYSGGAMRTTAKLFNLFGTKDTLRRNWCIAPYKYVASGSTAVKSYFTDAQIYDRNPGKWRREYENEAKARSYNSTNFPLIRYSDVLLMKAEAENEVKGMPTAEAYNAINMVRRRAFGKDVNTPNVDADIPAGLDKIDFLEELKKERARELCFEGIRKHDLIRWGMYVQTMNALGADINVNAPAGYKYAGNAGANTTARNVLFPIPNTELNINKQISQNPGY; the protein is encoded by the coding sequence ATGAAAAGAATTGTTTTACTGCTGGTAACGACGGCGCTTTTAACAAGTTCCTGTTCCAAACTGCTGGATAAAGACCCCGACTTTGTTTCTCCTGAAAATTATTATAATACAGAATCCGATTTAAACAGGGCGCTTAATGGCGTTTATAACAGGCTTATCGATACTTACGGAAGAATGTACAGCCGCGGCTTGTTCAGTTACTTCGTAGTGAGCGACGAAGCTTTCTTCAAGAATATTTCTATCAATAACATCCGCGTGATGGTGTTCGATGCAGGCGACCTGGATATAGGAAGGTTATGGGAAGTAAGTTATGAAGGCATCAACAGGGCCAACCTGCTGATAGAAAATGCCGATAAAGCCGATATGGATACGGTGCAAAGAAAAGCGATCAAGGGCGAAGCGTTGTTCATGCGCGCCTACTATCATTACATTCTTGCAGATAATTTCGGCGCTATTCCGTTGAAGCTTACTTCTACAAAATCGCCATCGGATGCCAATCTGCCCCGCACACCATTGCCTGAAGTTTATGCCCGCATAGTAGCGGATATGAAGGAGGCTGAAAACATGGTAAATGCCATTGATCATTTCAGCTTTAATGAAAGGGTTTCCAAAACGGCAGTACAGGCTATGCTGGCAAGGGTGTTCCTGAAAATGGCAGGCCAGCCTTTGAATGACGTTGCGAAATATAACGATGCACTTGAATATGCCAATAAAGTGATCGCTTCCGGTAAACACTCCCTTAATCCCGATTACAAACAGATCTTCATCAATCACTCCCAGAACATCAATGAAAGCAAGGAGTGTATCTGGGAGGTGGGCATGTATGGCAATAAGATCGGCAATATAGACCAGGCAGGATGGGTTGGGGTTGAAAATGGTATTGAGTGCCCCAGCGAGGCTATCGGCTATTCAGGTGGCGCTATGCGTACTACGGCCAAACTGTTTAACCTGTTTGGTACAAAGGATACGCTCAGGAGAAACTGGTGTATCGCCCCCTATAAATATGTTGCATCCGGGTCCACTGCTGTAAAATCTTATTTTACCGATGCACAGATCTACGACCGTAACCCTGGCAAATGGAGAAGGGAATATGAAAACGAGGCAAAAGCGCGCAGCTACAATTCTACCAATTTCCCGCTTATCCGCTATTCCGACGTACTGCTGATGAAGGCGGAGGCCGAAAATGAAGTGAAAGGCATGCCTACTGCCGAGGCTTATAATGCTATCAATATGGTACGCAGACGCGCTTTCGGCAAAGATGTAAATACGCCGAATGTAGATGCTGACATACCCGCAGGTCTTGACAAAATTGATTTTCTGGAAGAGCTGAAGAAGGAAAGGGCAAGAGAACTTTGTTTTGAGGGCATTCGCAAACACGATCTTATCCGTTGGGGTATGTATGTGCAAACCATGAATGCACTTGGCGCCGATATTAATGTAAATGCGCCTGCCGGTTACAAGTATGCCGGTAATGCAGGTGCCAATACTACTGCAAGGAACGTGCTGTTTCCTATTCCCAATACGGAGCTGAACATCAATAAACAGATCAGCCAGAATCCAGGTTATTAA
- a CDS encoding LacI family DNA-binding transcriptional regulator — protein MKGHQVTIIDIARKLNLSKSTVSRALTGHPSVHPETRKAVLALAEEMDYQRNMLSISLLQRKSNIIGIIVPEFFSSYFPQAITGAQEIASQAGYNTIICHSNENYETEIANTKMLLAAQVDGVIASLTKETRNFDHFKIFERKGIPIVFFNRVCEEMSVPKVLVDDYEGAYRAVEHLIQRGKKRIAHLAGPDSLAISNKRLMGYRDALRRNNVPIDEDLIIPYDLTITKVKIYLNYLMQLDNPPDAIFAINDPTAVEILQQAKKKGLKVPEDLAIVGFSNDYVSALTDPPLTTVSQPVKEIGRAAAQLLIDQINRDVTDWKAIIKVLKTELIVRQSS, from the coding sequence ATGAAAGGACATCAGGTAACGATTATCGACATTGCCCGGAAGCTTAATTTATCCAAATCAACCGTTTCCAGGGCGCTCACCGGCCATCCCAGTGTGCATCCCGAAACCCGCAAAGCGGTACTGGCGCTGGCAGAAGAAATGGACTATCAACGCAATATGCTATCCATCAGCCTATTGCAACGCAAAAGCAATATTATCGGCATTATTGTGCCCGAATTCTTCAGTTCTTATTTCCCACAAGCCATTACCGGCGCACAGGAAATTGCCAGCCAGGCCGGGTATAATACCATCATCTGTCATAGTAATGAAAATTATGAAACGGAGATCGCCAATACCAAAATGCTGCTGGCCGCCCAGGTAGATGGCGTAATTGCCTCCCTGACAAAGGAGACCCGCAATTTCGACCATTTCAAGATCTTCGAGCGCAAGGGAATTCCCATTGTTTTCTTCAACAGGGTTTGTGAAGAAATGTCGGTTCCCAAAGTATTGGTAGATGATTATGAAGGCGCTTACCGCGCAGTAGAACACCTGATACAGCGGGGCAAAAAACGTATTGCCCATCTCGCCGGCCCCGATTCCCTGGCCATCAGCAACAAAAGACTCATGGGCTACCGCGATGCCTTGAGAAGAAATAATGTCCCGATCGATGAAGACCTTATCATCCCCTACGATCTCACCATTACCAAGGTCAAGATCTATCTCAACTATTTAATGCAGTTGGATAATCCACCTGATGCCATCTTCGCCATCAATGATCCCACTGCAGTAGAAATACTACAGCAGGCTAAAAAGAAAGGATTAAAAGTTCCCGAAGACCTGGCCATCGTTGGTTTTAGCAACGATTATGTTTCAGCCCTGACCGATCCGCCGCTGACAACCGTATCGCAACCTGTAAAAGAGATAGGCCGTGCAGCCGCTCAATTACTGATAGATCAGATCAATAGAGATGTAACTGATTGGAAGGCCATTATCAAGGTATTGAAAACAGAATTAATAGTACGTCAATCCAGCTAA
- a CDS encoding HipA family kinase: MSYSPEIRTVNVTRYVTPLREGGSLPAIAEADDGFLYVLKFRGAGQGVKALIAELIGGEIARVAGLKMPEIVFAVIDASFGRTEPDEEIQDLLKASTGLNLAVHYLSGAITFDPAVTRIDPLLASKIVWLDCLLTNVDRTPRNTNMLMWHKELWLIDHGASLYFHHTWNNWQEQSQRPFVQVKDHVLLPQASEMEAADAIFRAALTEAPIRTIVNLIPDEWLIRDNPDEAAADRREVYFRFLVNRIQQSPQFVKAAQDAREHLI; encoded by the coding sequence ATGAGCTACTCACCAGAAATAAGGACCGTTAACGTTACCCGTTATGTAACGCCCCTCCGGGAAGGCGGCTCCCTGCCCGCCATTGCCGAAGCCGACGACGGCTTCCTGTATGTGCTGAAGTTTCGTGGCGCCGGCCAGGGCGTAAAAGCCCTGATAGCAGAGCTGATAGGGGGCGAAATAGCCCGTGTGGCAGGTCTGAAAATGCCTGAGATCGTATTCGCTGTTATAGACGCCTCCTTTGGCCGGACAGAGCCCGACGAGGAGATACAGGACCTGCTGAAAGCCAGCACCGGCCTCAACCTGGCCGTCCACTACCTTTCCGGGGCAATCACCTTCGACCCGGCCGTTACCCGGATCGATCCCCTGCTGGCATCCAAAATAGTATGGCTCGACTGCCTGCTCACCAACGTAGACCGTACGCCACGCAATACCAACATGCTTATGTGGCACAAGGAACTATGGCTGATCGATCATGGCGCGTCTCTCTACTTCCATCATACCTGGAACAACTGGCAGGAGCAATCGCAACGCCCTTTTGTACAGGTAAAAGATCACGTGTTATTACCCCAGGCCAGTGAAATGGAAGCGGCAGACGCCATATTCCGCGCAGCATTGACAGAAGCACCTATCAGGACCATCGTAAATCTCATTCCCGACGAATGGCTGATCCGGGATAATCCTGATGAAGCAGCAGCAGATCGCCGTGAAGTATATTTCCGCTTTCTCGTAAACCGTATTCAACAA
- a CDS encoding SusC/RagA family TonB-linked outer membrane protein, giving the protein MQKMSSSHWSLLLLLLLLAAAGGVMAQQPAAPATQRKAKTITGKVTNQAGEPLQDVSVTVKGRQSGVLTNEKGMYSIAVPDNGNAVLVFSYVGAQDKELKLTGATAILNVKLDGVIKDMDEVVVVGYGTVKKKDLTGAVAQVNMDDLKKAPVNSFEEALAGRVAGVQVTSSDGQPGNDMNIVIRGNNSVTQDNAPLYVIDGFPTETSSANLVNPEEVESIEVLKDASATAIYGARGANGVILITTKKGKVGAPVVTYDGWVGFHQSLKQQEMMNPYEFVKYQLELNPTVYTPVYLKNGKTIEDYKNVEGTNWQDLIFRDAFVHNHSLALRGGNDKTRYSLSGSVLDQDGIIINSGFRRYQGRIVVDQTVTSKVKVGVNINYSATKKYGTVAAEAQASPTATLMYSVWGFRPVTGDSTADASIEETLFDPSVDPATDMRVNPVLSVANEYNPAFNNTLVINSYLEYKLSKYLTLRVTGGVTKTQLRREIFNNSKTRSGNPRTQNNGVNGSIANTDITNLLNENTLTYNRRFNKDHNLAVVAGITMQDVKSLVNGFTSVQVPNEVLGIKGLGEGVITQAPTSAPASGLLSYLARVNYGFKSKYLVTFSFRADGSSRFPKDNRWAYFPSGAFAWRFVEEKFMRKMGFISDAKLRVGYGATGNNRVGDFSAWPSLQITTVSGYSNGNVAGQGMIPTNLGNAKLKWETTTQADVGLDLGFMKNRITFTADYYKKNTSNLLLNATLAPSQGFLTGYKNIGKVSNEGIEFTLNTRNVERKNFSWSTSFNISFNRNKVVSLNEGEPSLATRVTWGNFNSAFPYIAIPGRPIALFYGMLFDGVYQYSDFNQLANGSYVLKDDVPNNGNPRANIQPGHIKFKDINGDGQIDDYDLTIIGNPNPTHIGGFTNNFTWNNFDLNVFFQWSYGGQLLNANRIEFEAGDPTTRNGLNMFKSWANRWTPDNQTNELYKVGGQGPAYYSSRTIEDGSFLRLKTVSLGYNLPVNTVKRLKLNSIRVYAAAQNLFTWSNYSGLDPEVSTRPGALTPGFDFSAYPRTRTLTLGVNVKF; this is encoded by the coding sequence ATGCAAAAAATGAGTTCTTCACATTGGTCTCTGCTGCTATTGTTGCTGCTACTGGCGGCGGCAGGCGGCGTGATGGCACAGCAACCCGCTGCGCCGGCGACCCAGCGTAAAGCCAAAACTATTACCGGCAAGGTTACCAACCAGGCCGGTGAACCCCTGCAGGATGTAAGCGTTACCGTAAAAGGTCGCCAGAGCGGGGTGCTGACCAATGAAAAAGGGATGTATAGTATTGCTGTTCCCGACAATGGAAATGCCGTGCTTGTATTTTCTTACGTAGGTGCGCAGGATAAAGAGTTGAAGCTTACCGGCGCTACCGCCATATTAAATGTGAAACTAGATGGTGTTATCAAAGACATGGATGAAGTGGTAGTGGTGGGTTATGGCACCGTAAAGAAAAAAGATCTTACAGGAGCGGTGGCGCAGGTGAATATGGACGACCTGAAAAAAGCGCCTGTCAATTCATTTGAAGAAGCGCTGGCCGGCAGGGTTGCCGGTGTTCAGGTCACTTCCTCTGATGGACAACCCGGTAATGATATGAATATCGTTATCAGGGGTAATAATTCTGTAACCCAGGACAATGCTCCTTTGTATGTGATTGACGGTTTCCCTACGGAAACCTCTTCCGCCAACCTGGTGAACCCCGAAGAAGTAGAATCGATAGAAGTATTGAAAGATGCTTCGGCTACGGCTATCTATGGAGCCAGGGGTGCTAACGGGGTGATTCTTATCACCACCAAAAAGGGTAAAGTAGGTGCGCCAGTGGTTACATATGACGGCTGGGTAGGCTTTCACCAGAGCCTGAAGCAACAGGAGATGATGAATCCCTATGAATTCGTAAAATACCAGCTGGAATTGAATCCTACCGTATATACACCTGTTTACCTGAAAAATGGTAAAACGATTGAAGATTATAAAAATGTAGAAGGTACCAATTGGCAGGACCTTATTTTCCGTGATGCATTTGTTCATAATCACAGTCTTGCGCTAAGAGGCGGCAACGATAAAACCCGCTACTCGCTTTCCGGTTCTGTATTGGACCAGGATGGTATCATTATTAACAGTGGCTTCCGCCGCTACCAGGGGCGTATTGTGGTAGATCAAACAGTGACAAGTAAGGTAAAGGTTGGCGTTAATATCAACTATTCTGCTACAAAAAAGTACGGAACTGTTGCAGCGGAAGCGCAGGCCAGTCCTACGGCTACCCTGATGTATAGTGTATGGGGATTCAGGCCTGTTACCGGTGATTCTACTGCCGATGCGAGCATTGAAGAAACGCTTTTTGATCCTTCCGTGGACCCGGCTACCGATATGCGTGTAAACCCGGTATTGTCGGTTGCCAACGAATATAATCCTGCATTTAATAATACGCTTGTCATCAATTCCTACCTGGAATACAAACTGTCGAAATATCTCACCTTACGTGTTACCGGCGGTGTTACCAAAACACAACTGCGCAGGGAGATCTTTAATAATTCAAAAACGCGCAGCGGTAATCCAAGAACGCAGAACAATGGCGTCAACGGTTCTATTGCCAATACCGATATCACCAACCTGCTGAATGAAAATACACTGACTTATAACAGGCGTTTTAATAAAGATCATAATCTTGCGGTTGTGGCCGGTATCACCATGCAGGATGTGAAAAGCCTGGTCAATGGTTTTACCTCCGTACAGGTACCCAACGAGGTATTGGGGATCAAAGGCCTTGGCGAAGGCGTCATTACGCAGGCGCCAACTTCTGCACCTGCGAGTGGATTACTTTCTTACCTGGCACGGGTAAACTATGGTTTTAAATCAAAGTACCTGGTCACCTTCTCTTTCAGAGCCGACGGTTCTTCCAGGTTCCCGAAAGACAACCGCTGGGCTTATTTTCCTTCCGGTGCATTTGCATGGCGGTTTGTTGAAGAAAAGTTTATGCGGAAAATGGGCTTTATCTCCGATGCGAAACTGCGCGTGGGATATGGCGCTACAGGTAATAACCGCGTAGGTGACTTCTCTGCATGGCCTTCATTACAGATCACCACAGTGTCCGGTTACAGCAATGGTAATGTGGCGGGACAAGGTATGATTCCTACCAACCTCGGTAACGCTAAACTCAAATGGGAAACAACAACACAGGCGGACGTAGGACTAGATCTCGGCTTTATGAAAAACAGGATCACCTTTACCGCAGACTATTATAAAAAGAATACAAGCAACCTGCTGTTGAATGCTACGTTGGCGCCTTCGCAAGGCTTCCTCACCGGCTATAAGAATATTGGTAAAGTATCCAACGAGGGTATAGAGTTTACGCTGAATACCCGCAATGTAGAAAGGAAGAATTTCTCCTGGTCTACCAGTTTCAATATTTCATTCAACAGGAACAAAGTGGTTTCGCTGAACGAAGGGGAACCCAGCCTTGCAACAAGGGTTACCTGGGGCAACTTCAACTCAGCCTTCCCTTATATCGCTATACCCGGACGCCCCATCGCATTGTTCTATGGTATGTTGTTCGACGGTGTTTATCAGTACAGCGATTTCAACCAGCTTGCCAATGGCTCTTATGTGTTGAAAGACGATGTGCCTAACAACGGTAACCCGCGCGCCAATATCCAGCCGGGGCATATTAAATTCAAAGACATCAATGGCGATGGCCAGATCGATGATTACGATCTTACGATCATCGGTAATCCCAATCCCACACATATCGGAGGTTTTACCAACAATTTCACCTGGAACAATTTCGACCTGAACGTGTTCTTTCAATGGAGTTATGGCGGACAACTGCTGAATGCCAACCGTATCGAGTTTGAAGCCGGTGATCCTACTACCCGTAATGGCCTGAATATGTTCAAGTCATGGGCTAACAGGTGGACACCTGATAACCAGACCAATGAACTATATAAAGTAGGCGGACAGGGCCCGGCTTACTATTCTTCCAGGACCATTGAAGACGGCTCTTTCCTGCGTCTGAAAACAGTGTCCCTGGGATATAACCTGCCTGTAAACACCGTGAAAAGGTTGAAATTGAATAGTATCAGGGTCTATGCTGCGGCACAGAACCTGTTTACCTGGAGCAATTACTCCGGCCTCGACCCGGAAGTATCTACCAGGCCCGGCGCTTTAACGCCAGGATTCGATTTCTCCGCTTACCCCCGTACCCGTACGTTGACACTGGGCGTTAACGTCAAATTTTAA